The following are encoded together in the Anaerolineae bacterium genome:
- a CDS encoding trypsin-like peptidase domain-containing protein: protein MSQLRNVLLGLLIFMISACGLSSLPDLSVFSATDANPKAAETEAAAESTDNLNDTQVLLQTPPTLAPQPTPLPPDMIAEADSEELLLINLYERVNPSVVNIVVTVAEADEAESNNLFPLQGQGSGFVYNNQGYIITNNHVVAEAGKIDVTFFDDTTVEAKVVGRDPDSDLAVIKVDMPAESLRPVEWGDSDELLVGQRAVAIGNPFGLEGTLTTGIISALGRSLPTVSHFRIPEIIQTDAAINPGNSGGPLLNSQGEVIGVNAAIVPNQIGFGERSFLGVGFAIPANLAQRVVPGLIENGKYEHAWIGFSGNTVIPEIAEAMGLAKAGGALVSEVMSGSPADKADLRGSTRDFELENGQVIKIGGDVIIGIEDEEVRVFDDLISFLSRRGEVGKTVTLTIIRDGQQQTLAVTLGVRPSGTEAAADE from the coding sequence TGTTTTACTCGGTTTGCTCATTTTTATGATTTCGGCTTGCGGTCTATCCTCGTTACCCGATCTATCGGTATTTTCCGCAACCGATGCTAACCCCAAAGCCGCAGAAACTGAGGCGGCCGCAGAATCTACTGATAACTTAAATGACACGCAAGTTTTGCTGCAAACGCCGCCTACCCTGGCCCCCCAACCAACCCCCCTGCCGCCGGATATGATTGCCGAGGCTGATTCTGAAGAGTTGTTGCTCATCAACCTCTACGAGCGGGTCAATCCCTCGGTGGTCAATATTGTGGTTACAGTGGCGGAAGCCGACGAAGCTGAAAGCAATAATCTTTTCCCTCTCCAGGGGCAGGGTTCGGGGTTTGTATACAATAACCAGGGTTATATCATCACCAACAATCACGTAGTGGCCGAAGCCGGTAAAATTGACGTGACGTTTTTCGATGATACCACGGTAGAAGCGAAGGTGGTGGGCAGAGACCCCGATAGTGATTTAGCCGTAATCAAGGTAGACATGCCTGCCGAAAGCCTCCGCCCGGTAGAGTGGGGTGATTCCGACGAACTGTTGGTGGGCCAGCGAGCCGTGGCCATTGGCAATCCCTTTGGCCTGGAAGGAACGCTGACCACCGGCATTATCAGCGCCCTGGGCCGCAGCTTGCCCACGGTGAGCCATTTCCGTATCCCGGAGATCATTCAAACCGACGCGGCCATTAATCCGGGCAACTCTGGCGGTCCCTTGCTCAACTCTCAGGGCGAGGTGATTGGGGTTAATGCCGCCATTGTGCCCAACCAGATTGGTTTTGGCGAGCGCAGTTTTTTGGGCGTTGGGTTTGCCATTCCGGCCAACCTGGCCCAACGGGTGGTGCCCGGCCTGATTGAGAATGGCAAATACGAACACGCCTGGATTGGTTTTTCGGGCAATACCGTTATTCCCGAAATTGCCGAAGCAATGGGTTTGGCAAAGGCAGGGGGGGCATTGGTCTCCGAAGTTATGTCTGGCAGTCCGGCCGACAAAGCCGACTTGCGCGGCAGCACCCGCGATTTTGAGTTGGAGAATGGTCAGGTAATAAAAATAGGCGGCGATGTGATTATCGGTATTGAAGATGAAGAGGTGCGTGTTTTTGACGATCTCATTTCTTTTCTCAGCCGCCGGGGAGAAGTGGGCAAAACCGTCACTTTAACCATTATCCGTGATGGCCAGCAACAAACCCTGGCGGTAACACTTGGCGTGCGTCCAAGTGGAACTGAAGCAGCCGCGGATGAATAG